In one Agrobacterium tumefaciens genomic region, the following are encoded:
- a CDS encoding Na+/H+ antiporter subunit C, with protein sequence MEAVFSILVGIFFSVAIYLMLSRHSIRMLLGIAILGNAVNLLLFTAGRLTREVPPIIPAGMDTLPAGAANPLPQALILTAIVISFSFFCFLLVLTWRAFQELQTDDTDEMRTAEPAGEPLPPLGY encoded by the coding sequence ATGGAAGCGGTTTTCTCCATTCTCGTCGGCATCTTCTTTTCGGTGGCGATCTATCTCATGCTGTCGCGCCACAGCATCCGTATGCTGCTGGGCATCGCCATTCTCGGCAATGCGGTCAATCTTTTGCTGTTTACGGCGGGCCGGTTGACGCGTGAAGTGCCGCCGATCATTCCGGCCGGCATGGACACGCTGCCGGCGGGCGCCGCCAATCCACTGCCGCAGGCGCTGATCCTGACGGCAATCGTCATTTCCTTTTCCTTCTTCTGTTTTCTTCTGGTGCTGACCTGGCGCGCGTTCCAGGAATTGCAGACCGACGACACCGACGAAATGCGTACCGCAGAACCCGCA